The nucleotide window ttcaacttcccacgctttccaaagcgtgccacacccttccagggtgaaacctttaacaaaaccatatccccaacttggaattccagGGGCTTCCTCTTTGGATCCGCATAGGCTTTTTGTCTGTCGCGAGCTGCCTCGATGCGTTTTCGAATCTGtgcgatcttgtctgtcgtctcttggaTGATTTCGGGGCCAACAAGCTGCCTATCACCCGCAtcagcccaacatagtggtgatcgacacttgcgtccgtagagagcttcgaatggtgctgctccaatgcttgtgtggtagctgttgttgtacgagaattcgaccaagggtaagtgattgtcccagctaccgcctaggtccataacacatgctcttaACATATcctctaatgtctgaatagttctctcactttggccatccgtttgtgggtgaaatgctgtactcaagtttaactgagaaccaaaagcttcttggaaggattgccaaatccttgatacgaagcgtccatctctatcagagataatcgagagaggcactccatgacgtgcaacaatctctctcatgtatactTCGGCCAGTTTACTCGTGTTGTccttctccttgattggcaggaagtgcgcagactttgtcagtcggtctacaattacccaaattgtatcatgaCCCTTGGGCGTCCTTGGCAGTTTTGTgatgaagtccatggaaatctgttcccatttccatttgggtatttcaggttgctgcagaagaccTGAGGGTTTTTGGTACTCAACCTTcaccttggcgcaagttaaacatttgctgacgtatactgcaacatcgcctttcatcctgggccaccaatagaaatccttgagatcttggtacattttatccgctcctggatgaatcgagtaccgtgacttgtgagcctcatcgaatATAACTTTTCTTAATCCTCCacacagaggaacccaaattcgtctcaTAAAACACAAGGTTCCTTCCTCATTTGGTACCAAttgtttctccatcccacggagatactcattCTCGATATTGCTTTCTTTCAAGGCTTCTCTCtgtgcggcacgaatgcgcaacgagagatctgtctggacaatcatctctaaagccctaacccttatgggcttaatcctttcttttcgacttagggcgtcagcaactacattcgccttccctgggtgatacttgatctcacagtcgtagtcgttcaatagttcaacccagcgtctctgtctcatattaagctccttttgatcgaagatgtgctgtagactcttatgatcagtgaagattgtacatcttgttccatacagatagtgtcgccagatcttcaatgcgaacactacagcgcctaactccaagtcatgcgtggtgtagttcttctcgtgaactttcagctggcgcgaagcataagctataaccttctgtcgctgcatcaacacgcagcctaaaccctgacgcgaggcgtcacaatataccacgaagtcgtccgttccttcgggtagggataaaatcggcgcgtcgcaaagcttgttcttcaacaactgaaacgcttcttcttgcttgtcgctccaatcaaacttcttgtctttctgagtaAGTGCGGtcagaggttgagcgatcttagaaaaatcttcaATGAATCTACgataataccccgccaaacctaagaattgccgaatctcggttggcgtcttcggggactcccaatccttgatcgcctcgatcttggtgggatccacatggattccttttccattaaccacatgtccaagaaactggacttcgcgtaaccaaaactcacatttcgagaacttagcgtacaacttctccttcttaagcagctctagaatagctcgcaagtgttgctcgtgctcttccttcgtctttgagtagatcaaaatatcatcaataaatacgattacgaacttgtcgaggtatggcttgcagactctgttcatcaagtccatgaaaactgctggagcgtttgtcaacccaaacggcataaccagaaactcgtaatgtccatatcgagttctaaaagcagttttgggaatactttcctcttgtattctcaactgatggtaacctgatcgtagatcgatctttgagtaaaaactagaaccttgtagttgatcgaacaggtcatcgatccttggcaaaggatatctgttcttgacagtcaacttgttgagttcgcggtagtctatacacatgcgaaaacttccgtccttcttcttaacgaacaaaactggagctccccaaggtgagaagcttggtctgatgaatcctttatctaacagctcttggagttgcgttgacagctcttgcatctccgatggtgcaagtcgatagggtgccttagcaacaggcgcggcgcctggaactaagtcaatgtggaattcgacttgtcttggaggcggcaatcctggcaagtcttctggaaagacttcaggatattcccttacgacagggatgtcttcgatcctTGGCTCGGCGGCCTCCTTATCAAcgatatgtgccaagaaggcaacacatcctttcttcaaacacttcctagctttcaagcagctaatgatccttaatggcgtatcgcgcttctctccatgaactacaatcgtctctccatTCTCCGCCGGGATGCGGACGATCTTTTCATGACAAACCACTTCGGCTTTGTtgctagacagccaatccatccctattaccacgtcgaagcttcccaactcgacgggCAGTAGATCTAGCGAAAATTTGTGTCCTCCCAATTCTATTATACATCCCCTGATAACTTCACCCGTTTCAACTAGGTCTCCATTTGCCAATTCAATTGAGTATggaacgtctaacttactagTAGTTaccccaagcatattcttaaagtctaacgatacgaaactataatcggcaccagtgtcaaaaagaacagatgcatagcgttgatttatagggaacgtaccagtgacaacattcggaTCTTGGCGTGCTTCCCTCGCACCGATGTTAAAAACTCGGCCTTGCGCTTGATTTAGCTTTGggcattctcttttgaagtgcccaacgtcccCGCAGTTGAAGCATCCTGGCCCTCGGCCATTGCCATTACCATTCCCGTTTCGATTTCCGTTTGTTCCccggttaccagcttgattcgggGCATTCCCACGATTTCCGTTTCCCTCATTACCTCCTTGCGGTCTGTTTCCATTACCgcggttgttgttattgtaaccCCTTTGGCCACCTTGGCCTGATCCAACCCAACACGTCTCCTTTGAATGGCCTGTCCTTCCGCAAGATTCGCACCTTCTGAGTCGGCACGGGCCGGGATGATGGAACTGACATGtaccacacttgggcagagtgcccatgtatcctCTTCCTCTGTTTTCGGCACCATTTCCGGCCCTGGCTGGTGCGCTTCCTCCTTCCCTCTTGCTAACACTGCTTGTGCCCTTTTTGAAATTTGAGAACTTCCTCTTGTTCTCACTTGGCGACGATTCAACATGTGCTTCCTTCTCTTTCGGTTCAGAGATTGAAAATTTGTTCAATCTGATGGCTTCCTCTGTaagtgccacactgagatcaatagCTTCGGTAATCGTTGGGGGCTTGGACgtcgttaccatgctcatgatttggggtgccaatccccaaatgaaacgctcaatgcgTTTAAACTCAGGCTCAACCATATACGGCACAACGCGTGACAAGTCGTGAAACCTTTGCACATATTCAGCAATCTTTGGGCCGTCCATTTtgaggtgccagaactcagtttctagtTTCTGTATCTCGGCCCGAGAGCAGtatttcttcctcatgagctccttcagctcagtcCATGTCATAGCATACGCCGCTGCTTCCCCCAGGGTCTGtacttgaaggttccaccaagatagggcacCATCAAGAAAGAGCCCTGAGATGTATGTGACTTGgtgctcgggagcacacttgctcatccttatcACAGAATCCGTCTTCTCTGTCCACctaacgaaagcaacagcacccccagtgccgtcatAGTTCAAGGGCTTACAATCTAGGAATTGCTTGTAGGTACAACCGTTGGGAGGGTTGTTGTTGCTGTTCGGAATGTTGCCGCTTGTCTCTCCTTGTGAAGCAGCATACTGCGCAATAGCGGCAGCGATGATTCCTTGCAGTTCTGCCTGGGTGGTCGGCATGCGTgcgtcacgtcgaggaggcatttccTAGAGGATGTTCCACatcggtcaggtcatagtaagtataatAATCGTACGTATATGTAGTATCATTCATCATTcgcataacatctcatgtcataatcACAACAAATAATCAACGATACATGAAATTAAAAGACTTGCAACTAATGTTTCATAACCAAACCATCAATAAAGTGTCACAATTTTATCACGTGCCAAAATATGTGTCTGAGTACAAATACAAATAAACCAAAACTAAAATCGTGGCCTTCAAAAAAAGTCTTCATAATCTTGGTTCTAGCACTGTCTTCCCACTAAAAGTAGCTGGCCTGAAATCTCTGTCGCTGAGTATACCCCTAAACTgacggtggaggaggaggaggagagaaACGAGAAAGAATCAATCGGCGCAACTGCATCAAGTCCTCCTCGAGTGCATAGGCAAAACGCAACACGGAAGCAACATCTGACTCCTGAGACGGAGGAAAAGATGTGTGGGATGCTGAAAACAGAGCCTGGCAGGGACAATGGGGATGTGGAGCCCTCTCCAATCGCTGGACACACTGTCTCAAGGCGTCCCGCCGTGACTGCAGTGACGCGAGCGTGTCCTCTACAGAGTATCCGACCTGGAATGGATGGGAAGGGTCGGATACAGGCATGACGTGGGGTACTAACCGAAGGAAAGGCTCATCCATCGGGGCTGGAGCCAAGAGTGTAGCAGGTGGGGTAGGTGCAAACTGTGAAGTAACATATGGTAACTGGGTCTCGAGAGGTGCAGGAAGTGACACTGGTGGAACAAAGTCTGAATAAGGGACCTGCGGTAAAAACTGGCTAACCTCTGGCATGAATGGGGTGTGCCCGAAAAGCTGGCTCGACGATCCCTCCCCCGGTTGGGGCGGAGGAATGTCCTGAATGAAGGTGATAGGAAGGTCAGTGCGGTGAGTATCGGATGTGGACGGAGGAAACAAGGGAGCATCGAAGGGTACAGCGGTAGGTGCGGGAGGGGGAGTGACTGGGACTACGTACGAAGGGTAGTCATCATCCTCGATCCATCCATTGCTGGAGTTGGCGTACCTCGGGTCCATGTGTGTAGCAAACGGGGCAAGATCATCGAATATCGCCATGGGATCAGGTATGGGTGCTAAATCGGGGATCCCAACAGCTGGTGGTGCAACAACGGGTGCGTCAGAAAAAGGAACAAGATCAGTGACAGGAACAGGCTCGGAAACAACTGGAGCAGGCTGATAATCGGCAAGCACGGCTGGAATCGGATCATCTGGGTGAGCGGGAACCTCAGCAGGCTGCTCAATCTCCATCTCCTCATCAGCGTCCCTGCGAGGGATGTAACCGAATCCCAATGGTGGGATATGAGAAGCTACAGACTCAAAAGAATCTGAAGCGGATGAATCAGGTTGAACCTCCATATCAGGAAGCTCGACTATGGGGACAACAGGATCAACAACAGGAATATCAACAGGCTGAACACCGCCCTCCATCGGGGCCCCACCATCCTGGTctccctccgggggaccctcgaTGAGTAGGTCGATGTCATCATCAGGTATCGCGTCGAGGAGCTGTTCCCCCAAGGGAACGGCAGCAAACGGAAGAGGGGCAGGGACCGGAACAAGGGGTAGGTCCTCCCCTGGTGGACCATCAGCTAAGGGTATATCATCTCCGAAGTCTGGTAGGGCAAAAGGCTGAAAGTCGTCCTCATCtgtgctcgtgtagtctgaggtgAAAACGCCTGAATCGGTATCCATCTCGTCATCAGAGGTATAAGTCCTCGGGTCACTCGCATCGGATACTCCGCTATCGGATgatgccatggtgtctgtaacacatccacaacatatgcacacaaataagataagcatgtaaacaaataataatgagatcatgtatgcatcctagtcttcccagactatcccactcaatctctaagactgaattccctagtctctcagactaactccctggcctctaagaccaacctcctagtctctaagactcaaatttttccccagcctctaaggctaaacatcccaatctctaagattgaatcccccagtctctaagactgaactccctcagtctctaagactgatatcaaaaattttgaaaaaaagtaTTTGTgaccttttgtttgtaaaaagtttgtgccctggatctggacttttagtgtatgcaaatataaaaacgtttgaaaacattttcgtgagagccctagtgatcatagtctagactcgagaatgaatcctagttcgctatgatcgaggctctgataccaagctgtcacaccctggcttttgcggaagcgtgggtttagttggtgtgacttctcaataccatagcaacaatcacaacatgctatatgataaaatatttgatgttcatccattaaaataattgaaaatgcataacatattgtcttgaaacaaaaacatcaaccacacgatacgtttacaaaacatgacttgtttaaaaatgGGTTCATAAGACTCGACGAAAAGCTACCAACGACATAAGGACttgagacatgcaactcgtccaggaaagagttacacttcccaaacctacgactccggatgacatccttatttagtacgcagctaatcatgcatcacttgccagatccaacttaattccctgaaatacatgtagttttaaaaagtcaacaaaaggttgagcgagttcatgagtAAGTCTTGTGTATATAAAACCGTTTAGTACGTCTGTAAGTAAAAAtttgtccctggtatgtagcaataaggaaaaagagatcaccgaCGGTTTGCAAAGCCACCGGTATGTGTGAACaggtgcagggaaactcaaacctagcatatttgttaccgggcttccggctggaagacacagtcaccactatgggccgccccggcctcacgggtgtgggcttgctacacccaaatagatctatcactcttgtgtcccttggtcctataacaaggattaatggcctcaagtgttgtgcccacccttcacatgatctagtagtgtaaaaccctccctaagctaaccataccatgtatataaaagtctgaaataatttgtaaacatgtattccacccccgaagtataaaactgaaaacagtaaaggaatagggggtcatgaactcaccttagtgcgtcttgactcgaacttaaactcttcccgctacacgacaacctacaacgtactaatgtctattagacgaacgggccgtgccttggcttagagtttagtgttttgatttatgttactttggtattatttcgttaaaacaataataattattttaacttaaatagcgttcgtagaaaaatagttagacaactatttcgtatctattttctcgaagattttactaagtgttcggattctcggaaaatttcggcagagtctcctctgtaaatagaggtgtccatgctttaatagcatatcattttcttttatatgaAATCAATAGTTCATTTACAATAATCAAACcaacatatagacatacaaaactttacatacttcatttcagctttatcaCTCGAAACAgggctgttttcgaggatttttataaaatagttaccctttactaaaaatcaccaaatttttacagaatatgacatatgttccaaagtttattgtgtaaaaatatcaaagtccaattcgttacccatattttataaaaaatcattttcttgactgcaatcagatttgttaccttctgatcacagtttacggaaatattcgctaaaaatcaaccgtaagtccgtttgacgaaattccagttggagggtcgtcctgacaatggtgtctatctactgtaaaaatttcatgagttgattttattcaggtttaAGGTTATGACTCCGAAAGTAACCCACTTTTTCTGCAACAAAAATGcggcttgagctgctgtccaaaaataatcttttaaaaatagtaaacggtctcgaaaaattatgattccagtgccatttgtttagttattccaaaacatTCATTTTAGGCTTTTGAAAATCCacttttcgacttaaaatgatcccgttacagcctgttgaagttggctggaaatccaactcagcaagctgtttgagttCTTGTGTGagcaaaacaatcaacaatcgaacaagaatcgaagtgaggCAAGAGTATGaaagaacttactactagcacaaggctagggttgtaatcttaggatgagatgacaagaaatgatggtgagaaaggccttgaacaaagcttcttgagagcacttcaACTTCTTACTTCTATGGAGGGTCTTGGAGCTTTGAATGGAGTTTACTAGTGAAAGAGATGAAGTTGTGAAGGTATATGAAGATGAAAATCAGTTGTGGTgagatgggggggggggtatgggccGATTTttagagggagaggagagagagaagtGTGAATCTTGAGGGAATGATGAGTATATCTTGGAAATGTGCACTTAGGTTTGTAGGGAAATTATGACAAGGAAAATGACCAATGGAAGCAAGATTCTTCTTACAAGGATTTAAACAAAATATCTACTAATTATTTGGGGCAGAttttcggttatggggggggggtaaagtgtaaatattttgttaattagtaggtaTTTACTAAAAgcttaagggtatttacaagtagtgggtgtatgtcatgtttgcatggtgcatggggatttttgtgaccatgattaattcaaaatactaaaataatatttctaacaatattttcatgtcccgggtaatgtctggttgttcggtttcgcatggttccgttaaagcgtttaatttacccgtaaagcgtcttttgtgcatctttttgtaacgaaattaattccaacacttaggaaagtgtccaggactaTTTGGTCAATATTATGAATAATATGAGCGTGTTAAAAACTGAATTGTTATTAAAAAtgtggaattctgtaattaaattgcgttttaggcactttccggcactcaaactgtcacctagtgacatagtcttatattTCTCACTTCCCTatactccatactggtgtagtgattTAACTCTGGCCCacactggcctaaaaatagtatctgtctaagtgctggcattgtcagcatgtgtctgagttatccgcttactgcgctaactgtgctttgtgcatccggTTTGACACTAAGAGTCTATATGAAAtaattggagtgactgtatgtaaataatgcacatgtatgtatatgacataaatcagtaagcagttaaaagtgtcagatgtaatcaagcacagtcattaagcacataattagggttaattaatttgtacagtacctgaaattttgcgggttgtcacaaatatggatacgaaatagttgcctaactatttttccaaaaccctaaaaacgaaacttaagttaaaataattattattattattttaacaagaagttataacttggaataatatcaaagtaacgtaactcaaaaaccctcagactaagcaaaggcacggcccgttcgtctaatagacattagtacgttgtaggtagtcgtgcttGCGGAGGAAACTTGGGTTACACAGACTGAAGACGCAATAcaatgagttcatgtcccccttttcttttaactgttttcagttttatacttcgggggtggaatacatgttataaattattacagacatttttatacatggtatggttagcctaAGGAGGgtatactacttagatcatgtgagtggtgggtacaacacttaaggccattaattcTCGTCgtaggaccaagggacatgagtaatagatctatttgggtgtagcgggCCCATACCCATGAGGCCAGggtggcccatagtggtgactatgtcttccagccggaagcccggtgcaactccgctaggtttgagttttcctgcatcacttcacacataccagtggctttgcaacccattggtgatctctttttccttattgctacataccagggactttcatacagatactttaacggtttatacttacacatgaactcgctcaacttttgttgatttttcaactacatgtatgttggtgcagttgtctgtcgactacatcttcgttcgagtcttagaataggattGATTGTAAAATGAACGAATTACGAGAAATAGTGAAATTGTATAGGTGTTAGGTAGttggatcgctcatgtggacTATTAGAGTATGGAACGCTCGAGCGGACATGTTTGGTCCGCTCAAACGGCAAATCAGCTGGATCGCTCGAATGATCATTACCTGGATCGCTCGAGTAACACATGATTGGACCGCTCATTTGACATGTTGcatggaccgctcgagtgacttgtctggaccgcttattgggcctgtccaataagcggttcccaaTCTCTATATATAGCCTGATGAGCGATCCCagttgtaatagttagtgaaaacgtgccgaagttctgccggtgcgagatttgaagtgtaatcagcgtcaaatcagtaaaacaagtagttaaagtgatttgcgtgctatttctaccttagtttcttgttattccgcacctgaaaccaaggagaaagcctctgaacgactcgtttgggtcagaatacgatcctacaattggtatcagagctcaggaggaggttctctgcagaaattagccagattttgtcactttttcttacttctacaccttctttttctgattcgggaagatttcacggtcggaattcgctcaatttttcacagattgtgcgcaatagcatagagataaacccttgaaagtttggagcCAAAATTCAAAGAAAAAACAGGTCCGATTGCatgaaccgcttattcggacatagtATGAATCGCTCGACCGAACAGTTctgaaccgctcatccggacgtTGTGTGGACCGCTCATTCGATCGATTGACTtggttcgctcaaaatttcatctttggaccgcttatctggacttatttggatcgcttattcggacaattagactggatcgcttatttggttcATCTTAGTTCGCGTATTTGGCCCAATTAGTTCGCTTTTGTGTTCAATTGTTGATTGGTCCGCTTTTCCGTCACACTtagttcgcttatttgtcaacaaACACGTGTTGGTTTGTTTTGCAAAATATGGCAATAATGTTTGATGAACAtgagaactattatttcgaaagatttaatgattggaatcacggatttctagatgaggggtatagaaaagtgagcaaagatggttgggcaaaaaggttcaaatattttgtgtgtctgaaagatgaaacgttggatgatcttaaagaccgatatagtgttttactgaattatttgaaagatcatgagatatatccgtcaaatgttgaaaaattggagaaatttgcagatgcattaccgattgaatggggtgaatgtttgaagaatttaagggagaactcaaatttttcaaaactacctctaaatcaattcatcagcaaacttaaagctcatgaacttgaagttagaaaga belongs to Helianthus annuus cultivar XRQ/B chromosome 5, HanXRQr2.0-SUNRISE, whole genome shotgun sequence and includes:
- the LOC110943150 gene encoding cell surface glycoprotein 1-like, with the protein product MASSDSGVSDASDPRTYTSDDEMDTDSGVFTSDYTSTDEDDFQPFALPDFGDDIPLADGPPGEDLPLVPVPAPLPFAAVPLGEQLLDAIPDDDIDLLIEGPPEGDQDGGAPMEGGVQPVDIPVVDPVVPIVELPDMEVQPDSSASDSFESVASHIPPLGFGYIPRRDADEEMEIEQPAEVPAHPDDPIPAVLADYQPAPVVSEPVPVTDLVPFSDAPVVAPPAVGIPDLAPIPDPMAIFDDLAPFATHMDPRYANSSNGWIEDDDYPSYVVPVTPPPAPTAVPFDAPLFPPSTSDTHRTDLPITFIQDIPPPQPGEGSSSQLFGHTPFMPEVSQFLPQVPYSDFVPPVSLPAPLETQLPYVTSQFAPTPPATLLAPAPMDEPFLRLVPHVMPVSDPSHPFQVGYSVEDTLASLQSRRDALRQCVQRLERAPHPHCPCQALFSASHTSFPPSQESDVASVLRFAYALEEDLMQLRRLILSRFSPPPPPPSV